From one Triticum urartu cultivar G1812 chromosome 3, Tu2.1, whole genome shotgun sequence genomic stretch:
- the LOC125542294 gene encoding uncharacterized protein LOC125542294 isoform X1 → MDLILPFKIGDFAEAKCFDEGFKGAWFRSKIKDMRVTESGHLEYYLEYIDYTEEANEWIGVFQKNPFNQACLEGKSNGSTEIMLRPSFPRWYRGQQAPKHFPKSEVIARVHDTWKVGDWVDWHNKDCYWTGQIIELTSKNVVEVKFLDHPMGEGQQCLAKKKDLRPALDWSIIKGWTVPLSATSYSVSIYGQAKGKSWQAAHLVHPKSNVEERSSTDEDEALGSSSTVKTHSSDRNIVSKLRNQRMATHESSDPSRRRTRSSCGLLISPSEPATVEPNGSGSRRYPFRVRRNAAEQQR, encoded by the exons ATGGATCTAATTCTTCCATTTAAAATTGGAGATTTTGCCGAGGCAAAGTGCTTTGATGAAGGTTTCAAAGGCGCATGGTTCCGCTCCAAG ATAAAAGATATGCGTGTCACAGAATCTGGGCATCTTGAGTATTACTTGGAGTATATTGACTATACTGAAGAAG CCAACGAATGGATTGGAGTCTTCCAAAAGAACCCATTCAACCAGGCATGCCTGGAAGGGAAATCAAATGGCAGTACTGAAATAATGTTGCGTCCTTCCTTTCCTCGGTGGTATAGGGGGCAACAAGCTCCTAAGCACTTTCCGAAGAGCGAGGTGATAGCACGTGTCCATGATACCTGGAAAGTAGGTGATTGGGTTGACTGGCATAATAAAGATTGCTACTGGACTGGGCAGATTATTGAGCTGACCAGTAAAAATGTGGTTGAG GTAAAATTCTTGGATCATCCCATGGGTGAAGGCCAGCAGTGTCTTGCTAAGAAAAAGGACCTGAGGCCTGCGCTTGATTGGTCCATCATTAAAGGCTGGACTGTACCTCTTTCGGCC ACATCTTACAGTGTATCTATTTATGGTCAGGCAAAAGGGAAAAGCTGGCAAGCTGCTCATCTGGTTCATCCTAAATCTA ATGTAGAAGAGAGGAGCAGCACAGATGAAGATGAAGCGCTGGGATCTTCATCAACTGTCAAAACACATTCGTCGGACAGAAACATCGTATCTAAGCTAAGAAATCAGAGGATGGCGACACATGAATCATCAGACCCCAGTCGACGGCGTACCCGCAGTTCCTGTGGGCTACTGATATCTCCATCGGAGCCTGCCACCGTCGAACCGAATGGAAGCGGTTCCCGCCGGTACCCCTTTCGGGTCCGGAGGAACGCAGCGGAACAGCAGAGATGA
- the LOC125542294 gene encoding uncharacterized protein LOC125542294 isoform X2, with translation MDLILPFKIGDFAEAKCFDEGFKGAWFRSKIKDMRVTESGHLEYYLEYIDYTEEANEWIGVFQKNPFNQACLEGKSNGSTEIMLRPSFPRWYRGQQAPKHFPKSEVIARVHDTWKVGDWVDWHNKDCYWTGQIIELTSKNVVEVKFLDHPMGEGQQCLAKKKDLRPALDWSIIKGWTVPLSAAKGKSWQAAHLVHPKSNVEERSSTDEDEALGSSSTVKTHSSDRNIVSKLRNQRMATHESSDPSRRRTRSSCGLLISPSEPATVEPNGSGSRRYPFRVRRNAAEQQR, from the exons ATGGATCTAATTCTTCCATTTAAAATTGGAGATTTTGCCGAGGCAAAGTGCTTTGATGAAGGTTTCAAAGGCGCATGGTTCCGCTCCAAG ATAAAAGATATGCGTGTCACAGAATCTGGGCATCTTGAGTATTACTTGGAGTATATTGACTATACTGAAGAAG CCAACGAATGGATTGGAGTCTTCCAAAAGAACCCATTCAACCAGGCATGCCTGGAAGGGAAATCAAATGGCAGTACTGAAATAATGTTGCGTCCTTCCTTTCCTCGGTGGTATAGGGGGCAACAAGCTCCTAAGCACTTTCCGAAGAGCGAGGTGATAGCACGTGTCCATGATACCTGGAAAGTAGGTGATTGGGTTGACTGGCATAATAAAGATTGCTACTGGACTGGGCAGATTATTGAGCTGACCAGTAAAAATGTGGTTGAG GTAAAATTCTTGGATCATCCCATGGGTGAAGGCCAGCAGTGTCTTGCTAAGAAAAAGGACCTGAGGCCTGCGCTTGATTGGTCCATCATTAAAGGCTGGACTGTACCTCTTTCGGCC GCAAAAGGGAAAAGCTGGCAAGCTGCTCATCTGGTTCATCCTAAATCTA ATGTAGAAGAGAGGAGCAGCACAGATGAAGATGAAGCGCTGGGATCTTCATCAACTGTCAAAACACATTCGTCGGACAGAAACATCGTATCTAAGCTAAGAAATCAGAGGATGGCGACACATGAATCATCAGACCCCAGTCGACGGCGTACCCGCAGTTCCTGTGGGCTACTGATATCTCCATCGGAGCCTGCCACCGTCGAACCGAATGGAAGCGGTTCCCGCCGGTACCCCTTTCGGGTCCGGAGGAACGCAGCGGAACAGCAGAGATGA
- the LOC125547498 gene encoding uncharacterized protein LOC125547498, which produces MKMKGSSSSSSLAHAVPILLVILCSCSLLLPSSDAADQGAAYSFPSGGRVPVYSPTPPQPGPPIRQGGGSSGSGGGSGGSDALAPPPALAPPHHENSHPRPRCKYLHGWRN; this is translated from the exons ATGAAAATGAAGggatcttcttcttcgtcctcgcTTGCACACGCGGTGCCAATCCTCCTGGTGATCCTATGCTCCTGCTCCCTGCTGCTACCATCCTCTGACGCCGCCGACCAAG GTGCAGCCTATAGTTTTCCGTCCGGGGGGCGTGTACCAGTATACTCACCGACGCCACCCCAGCCCGGGCCGCCGATACGCCAGGGCGGTggcagcagcggcagcggcggtggTAGCGGTGGCAGCGACGCTCTGGCACCGCCGCCGGCACTTGCGCCGCCACATCATGAGAACTCGCACCCGCGGCCACGCTGCAAGTACCTGCACGGCTGGAGGAACTGA